In the genome of Leishmania mexicana MHOM/GT/2001/U1103 complete genome, chromosome 16, one region contains:
- a CDS encoding anti-silencing protein a-like protein produces the protein MTTRVELRKVQVVGPNPSKFDTPIRLHLVLDVFEKPPKDVIDVTFTWSPVWDFPVDQELDEMEVGPFTTLGRHEFTIESDPPNVADIPDPTGPTALIVSLKYKGDEFLHIGYNITVTCDGDIPDVFTSADMLTRHIGKCYPKLREISWDTSTPAKTSPPDSDADSTCDSADGSCKRAKRENEAQS, from the coding sequence ATGACGACGCGGGTGGAGCTGCGCAAAGTGCAGGTGGTGGGCCCCAACCCCAGCAAGTTCGACACCCCGATTCGCTTGCACCTAGTACTCGACGTGTTCGAAAAGCCGCCAAAGGATGTTATCGACGTGACATTCACCTGGTCACCAGTGTGGGACTTCCCTGTAGACCAGGAGCTAGACGAGATGGAGGTGGGCCCCTTCACAACGCTCGGCAGACACGAGTTCACCATTGAGAGTGATCCCCCCAACGTGGCCGATATCCCAGATCCGACTGGTCCCACTGCCTTGATCGTGTCACTCAAGTACAAGGGAGACGAGTTCCTCCACATTGGGTACAACATCACAGTcacctgcgacggcgacatCCCAGATGTCTTCACTTCAGCCGACATGCTTACCCGCCACATTGGTAAGTGCTACCCTAAACTGCGGGAAATTTCATGGGACACATCGACCCCGGCTAAAACCTCGCCACCGGACTCGGACGCCGATAGCACTTGCGATAGTGCCGACGGCTCCTGCAAACGTGCGAAAAGAGAGAATGAAGCGCAATCATAG